A single genomic interval of uncultured Desulfobulbus sp. harbors:
- the bioC gene encoding malonyl-ACP O-methyltransferase BioC — translation MYDVTRSIPMIPDKKLIRLRFEQAASTYEQHATVQHRVAEHLLAMLAEAAPGLAPDQALEIGCCTGLLTQRIFECFPALSHLTISDLVAAFEECVCRKIGPKAENITFVAGDIESVRLPGSFDLIISSSTLHWVHDLPALCTKLHRQLHTGGIFALSLYGKDNLREIRDVTGVGLVYRNLDQLLTVMSERFEILAAEEAREVLWYADPLAVLKHLRATGVNSIGQQAWTRRQVNEFIHQYQHLFGGERGVRLTYHPMFVVARPRS, via the coding sequence ATGTACGACGTAACCCGATCGATACCGATGATTCCCGATAAGAAACTGATACGACTCCGTTTTGAACAGGCGGCGTCCACCTATGAACAGCATGCCACGGTTCAGCACCGGGTGGCCGAGCATCTCCTGGCCATGCTGGCCGAGGCCGCGCCCGGACTTGCGCCCGATCAGGCGCTGGAGATCGGTTGCTGCACCGGACTGCTGACTCAGCGTATCTTTGAGTGTTTTCCAGCTCTTTCCCATTTGACCATCAGTGATCTGGTTGCCGCCTTTGAAGAGTGCGTCTGCCGCAAGATCGGGCCCAAGGCGGAAAATATCACCTTTGTTGCCGGCGATATTGAATCGGTGCGCCTGCCCGGCTCCTTTGATCTGATCATCTCCTCCTCCACCCTCCACTGGGTCCACGATTTACCGGCCCTCTGCACCAAGCTGCATCGGCAGCTGCATACAGGCGGCATCTTTGCCCTCTCCTTGTACGGCAAGGACAACCTGCGCGAAATTCGCGATGTGACCGGGGTCGGCCTGGTGTATCGCAACCTCGATCAACTGTTGACGGTGATGTCGGAACGGTTTGAGATTTTGGCGGCGGAAGAGGCCCGGGAAGTCCTGTGGTACGCCGATCCTCTGGCCGTGCTCAAGCACCTGCGGGCAACCGGAGTCAACTCCATCGGCCAGCAGGCCTGGACGCGGCGGCAGGTGAATGAATTCATACACCAGTATCAGCATCTCTTTGGCGGCGAGCGGGGCGTCCGGCTCACCTACCATCCCATGTTTGTCGTCGCCCGTCCGAGGTCGTAG
- a CDS encoding 4Fe-4S binding protein: MQRLRHWLQLLFTLLTNGYWGFPQSGSIYQGPLKVLCSPGLNCYSCPASTTFCPIGSLQQLLLGIRMSFAAGQLFIGTYVLGAIGLLGVVFGRFVCGWACPFGLIQEWLHRIPGPKFSLPQWLGWIRHLVLVLSVILLPLLVINEFDLGLPWFCKFLCPAGTLEAGIPLLLLDADLRSSVGWLFVNKLVLLAITLVASVFVSRPFCRVLCPLGAFYGLFNRISLIRLKFDADKCTKCGACHRICPVEIRVNEMVNSGSCIRCLKCCTEACRSGALGLDIAGYGVTIGPPLSSDEPQQQGAKG; encoded by the coding sequence ATGCAGCGGCTACGACACTGGCTGCAGCTGCTTTTTACCCTGCTGACCAACGGCTATTGGGGCTTTCCCCAGAGCGGCAGCATCTACCAGGGGCCACTGAAGGTCCTCTGCTCTCCGGGGCTGAACTGCTACTCCTGCCCCGCCTCGACCACCTTTTGTCCCATCGGCAGCCTGCAGCAGCTGCTGCTCGGGATCCGCATGTCCTTTGCTGCGGGCCAACTCTTCATCGGCACCTACGTCCTGGGGGCGATCGGCCTGCTTGGGGTCGTCTTCGGTCGCTTTGTTTGCGGCTGGGCCTGCCCCTTTGGCCTGATCCAGGAGTGGCTCCACCGTATTCCCGGACCGAAATTTTCCCTCCCCCAATGGCTGGGGTGGATCCGCCACCTGGTGCTCGTCTTATCGGTGATCCTCCTCCCCCTGCTGGTGATCAACGAGTTCGACCTTGGCCTCCCCTGGTTCTGCAAGTTTCTCTGTCCGGCCGGAACGCTGGAGGCGGGTATCCCCCTCTTGCTTTTGGATGCGGACCTGCGCAGCAGCGTCGGCTGGCTCTTTGTCAATAAACTCGTCCTCCTGGCGATCACCCTTGTTGCCAGCGTGTTTGTCTCCCGTCCGTTTTGCCGCGTCCTGTGTCCGTTGGGGGCTTTTTATGGTCTGTTCAACCGGATCAGCCTGATTAGGTTGAAATTTGATGCGGATAAATGTACAAAGTGCGGTGCGTGCCACCGGATTTGCCCGGTTGAGATTCGAGTCAACGAGATGGTCAACAGCGGCAGCTGCATTCGCTGTCTCAAATGTTGCACCGAAGCCTGCCGTTCTGGTGCACTTGGTCTTGATATTGCCGGCTATGGCGTGACCATAGGTCCGCCGTTGTCCTCAGATGAACCCCAACAACAGGGAGCCAAGGGATGA
- a CDS encoding AAA family ATPase, with the protein METHIIALANQKGGVGKTTTALNLAAVLASKGKKVLLVDSDPQGNASSGVGVFKSNTEQNIYSCYTGTKETGDCIQTTNVKNLSVLPASIDLVGVEVELLSQENREKRLKSVLRPVRDSFDYILVDCPPSLGMLTVNSLTAADSVLIPLQCEYFAMEGLAQLISTIRKVKKSLNRDLYIEGLLLTMYDRRNRLTHSVASEIQKHFGEQVYKTVIPRNVRLSESPSHGQTIIEYDPGCPGAKAYKQLGTEFLKRAKGRA; encoded by the coding sequence GTGGAAACACACATTATCGCCTTAGCCAACCAAAAGGGCGGTGTCGGTAAAACCACAACCGCATTGAATCTCGCTGCCGTTTTGGCGAGCAAAGGGAAAAAGGTACTGCTGGTCGATTCCGATCCACAGGGGAATGCCTCCAGCGGTGTGGGGGTGTTCAAGTCGAACACGGAACAAAATATCTACAGTTGCTACACCGGCACCAAAGAGACCGGCGATTGCATCCAGACGACCAACGTCAAGAATCTGTCCGTCCTGCCTGCCTCGATCGATCTGGTCGGGGTGGAAGTGGAACTGCTTAGCCAGGAAAATCGTGAAAAGCGCCTCAAGTCCGTGCTCCGTCCTGTTCGCGATTCCTTTGATTACATCCTCGTCGATTGTCCGCCTTCGTTGGGGATGTTGACCGTCAACAGCCTCACCGCCGCCGATTCGGTGCTGATTCCCCTGCAGTGCGAATATTTCGCCATGGAGGGGTTGGCGCAGCTGATCTCCACCATTCGCAAGGTGAAGAAAAGCCTGAATCGGGATTTATACATCGAGGGGTTGTTGTTGACCATGTATGACCGGCGTAATCGCTTGACCCATTCCGTGGCCAGCGAGATCCAAAAACATTTCGGGGAGCAGGTCTACAAGACGGTCATTCCTCGGAATGTGCGTTTAAGTGAAAGCCCCAGCCACGGGCAGACCATTATCGAGTATGATCCCGGTTGTCCGGGAGCAAAAGCCTACAAACAGTTGGGCACGGAATTTCTTAAGCGAGCCAAAGGGAGGGCGTAA
- the bioD gene encoding dethiobiotin synthase produces the protein MTQPQYTLAIGGIDTDVGKSYITGLFARYLLQLGHTVTTLKLVQTGCTEMSEDILLHRKLMGQPLTDFDREGTTCPYLFPFPASPVLAARMVGKTIEESVLDQAIATLQKRHQWLLVEGAGGLLVPLTADRVLLDFYAARKMPMVLVGSPRLGSINHIRLSLEAIKAREIPFLGLVYNLYGDHPKEIVQDTLVECRKALTDYGFAQRLVIVPDVRESHAAAWQVLADAAREVSADR, from the coding sequence ATGACCCAACCACAATACACCCTTGCCATCGGCGGTATTGATACCGATGTCGGCAAAAGCTACATCACCGGCCTGTTTGCCCGGTACCTGCTGCAACTCGGGCACACCGTCACCACGCTCAAGTTGGTGCAGACCGGCTGCACCGAGATGTCCGAGGATATCCTCCTCCACCGCAAACTGATGGGACAGCCGCTCACCGATTTCGACCGTGAAGGGACCACCTGCCCATACCTCTTTCCCTTTCCCGCCTCCCCGGTGCTTGCGGCACGCATGGTCGGCAAGACCATCGAAGAGTCGGTGCTGGACCAGGCCATTGCCACCCTGCAAAAACGGCATCAGTGGCTGCTGGTCGAAGGTGCCGGTGGATTGCTGGTGCCCCTGACCGCGGATCGTGTGTTGCTTGATTTTTACGCCGCACGCAAGATGCCGATGGTGCTTGTCGGCTCACCGCGTTTGGGCTCGATCAACCACATTCGCCTCAGCCTGGAGGCGATCAAGGCCCGCGAAATTCCCTTCCTCGGCCTGGTGTACAACCTCTACGGCGATCATCCCAAGGAAATCGTTCAGGATACGCTTGTGGAATGCCGCAAGGCGCTCACTGACTACGGTTTTGCGCAGCGGCTGGTGATTGTGCCCGATGTGCGTGAGAGCCATGCTGCGGCCTGGCAGGTACTGGCGGATGCGGCACGGGAGGTTTCTGCAGATCGTTGA
- a CDS encoding ParB/RepB/Spo0J family partition protein produces MAKSVLGRGVGALLPEESLEEDEKYFNCDIDKIVPNPHQPRSYFDPEKLQQLADSIAEKGVIQPLLVVKGSGSRYTLIAGERRLRAAKLAGLNEVPVVVMDEAGDRERLELALIENIQRHDLNPIEEAQAYSRLMEEFKLTQEEVAKRVGRQRSTITNVLRLLQLPASLQEDVVQGRISEGHARVLLRVKDDPDQMQIVRDRIVAEELSVRAAERLCSAQQSKNAPKAAEARTQTVVKEELPATYCNTLMTQLTNQLHTKVRIVQQGTRGKIEIEYYSSDDLDRLVGMLSRE; encoded by the coding sequence ATGGCAAAGAGTGTTTTGGGCCGTGGCGTCGGCGCACTGTTGCCGGAAGAGAGCCTGGAAGAGGACGAAAAATATTTTAACTGCGACATTGATAAAATAGTTCCGAATCCCCACCAGCCGCGCAGTTATTTCGATCCGGAAAAGCTGCAGCAGTTGGCTGATTCCATCGCGGAAAAAGGGGTTATTCAGCCCCTTTTGGTCGTCAAGGGCAGCGGCAGCCGATATACCCTGATCGCCGGTGAGCGACGTCTGCGGGCAGCCAAACTGGCCGGTCTTAACGAGGTGCCGGTGGTGGTGATGGATGAGGCCGGAGATCGGGAACGGCTTGAACTGGCCCTGATCGAGAATATTCAGCGGCATGATCTCAATCCCATTGAAGAGGCCCAGGCCTATAGCCGTCTGATGGAGGAATTCAAGCTCACCCAGGAGGAGGTGGCAAAACGGGTCGGCCGTCAGCGATCCACCATCACCAATGTGCTGCGGTTGTTGCAGCTGCCTGCTTCGCTTCAGGAGGATGTCGTTCAGGGGCGGATCAGCGAGGGCCATGCCCGGGTCCTGTTGCGGGTTAAGGATGATCCGGACCAGATGCAGATCGTGCGCGATAGGATTGTCGCCGAGGAACTGTCGGTTCGGGCCGCGGAACGTCTCTGCAGTGCGCAACAGTCCAAAAACGCCCCCAAGGCAGCCGAGGCGCGTACGCAAACGGTGGTCAAGGAAGAACTACCGGCCACCTACTGCAACACCCTGATGACCCAACTGACCAACCAACTGCATACCAAGGTGCGCATCGTTCAACAGGGCACCCGGGGCAAGATTGAGATCGAATACTATTCAAGTGACGATCTCGATCGATTGGTCGGTATGCTCTCCCGCGAGTAG
- a CDS encoding SH3 domain-containing protein produces MKGRHLVLSVACFLLLHLHGAAGAEMVAIAGEDINMRSGPGTDQGILWKLGSGYPLEVISKKGDWLQVRDFEGSTGWVHRKTTQQDAYVIVRANKDNGQQINVRKEPKTDAEIVARANYGTVFHVLGSQGGWIHVEHDQGVSGWILGSLLWGK; encoded by the coding sequence ATGAAGGGACGCCACCTGGTGTTGTCCGTTGCCTGTTTTTTGCTGCTGCACCTGCATGGGGCTGCCGGGGCTGAGATGGTTGCCATTGCCGGGGAAGATATCAACATGCGCTCCGGGCCGGGGACCGATCAAGGGATTCTGTGGAAACTGGGCAGCGGTTATCCGCTGGAAGTCATCAGTAAAAAAGGCGATTGGCTGCAGGTGCGCGATTTCGAGGGCAGTACCGGCTGGGTGCACCGCAAGACGACCCAGCAGGATGCCTATGTCATTGTTCGGGCCAACAAAGACAACGGGCAGCAGATCAATGTTCGCAAAGAGCCCAAGACTGATGCGGAAATCGTGGCCAGGGCCAATTATGGCACGGTCTTCCATGTGCTGGGATCCCAGGGCGGCTGGATCCATGTCGAACATGACCAGGGCGTATCCGGCTGGATATTGGGGAGCCTGCTCTGGGGCAAGTAA
- a CDS encoding DUF1992 domain-containing protein produces the protein MLSIIQQIAERKIQQAMEEGALPDLSHWKNKPLPQEDLSNVPPDLRMAYRLLKNAGYVPEEVALQKEITRMEQLLETCRDEKEKVRQLKKIGCLRTKLECRIGRSIELGEEGPYYERVVDRLATPKKK, from the coding sequence ATGCTTTCCATCATCCAGCAGATCGCCGAACGCAAAATCCAACAGGCCATGGAAGAGGGCGCACTGCCCGATCTGAGCCACTGGAAGAACAAACCTCTCCCCCAGGAAGACCTCAGCAATGTTCCTCCAGACCTGCGCATGGCCTATCGACTCCTCAAAAACGCCGGTTACGTACCGGAAGAGGTGGCCCTGCAGAAGGAGATCACCCGCATGGAGCAGTTGCTTGAAACCTGTCGAGATGAAAAGGAGAAGGTACGGCAGCTGAAAAAAATCGGCTGCCTCAGGACCAAGCTCGAATGCCGCATAGGGCGCAGCATCGAGCTTGGTGAAGAGGGGCCGTATTACGAGAGAGTGGTGGACCGATTGGCCACCCCAAAAAAGAAGTAG
- the nadB gene encoding L-aspartate oxidase: MTDYSDVLIIGSGVSGLSFALKVAQFSKVTLITKKKKADTATNLAQGGVAAVLSVEDSVEAHIKDTLCSGDGICNEEIVRVVTTEGPDRVRELMELGVQFQRGENGEGFDLGMEGGHSARRVAHATDITGKEIERALLVQIDANPNITVLEDHLAIDLLIESKALGRERTNGDRCLGAYVLNRSTGEVETHCAGVTVLCTGGCGKVYLYTTNPDIATGDGVAMAYRAGAKVANLEFIQFHPTCFFNREAKNFLISEAVRGEGGILINQQGEAFMKKYDPRGDLATRDAVARGIDAEMKSTGTDCVFLDITHKPADFLRERFPNIYGTCKKYGVDLTEKPIPVVPAAHYMCGGVVVDEYGRSSINNLMVLGETACTGLHGANRLASNSLLEAVVFAHRAAKLIKEKIEAIRALPRIEIEPWRTGGAEILDESILVKHNWDQVRQLMWDYVGIVRRQKRLDLIQTRLSWMVKEIKEHFYDYLLTPDLVELRNLAVVADLIVQSASLRKESRGLHYILDYPEKNDRDYRKDTILQKR, from the coding sequence ATGACGGATTATAGCGATGTACTCATCATAGGTAGTGGTGTATCGGGACTGTCGTTTGCGTTGAAGGTTGCGCAGTTTTCCAAAGTCACCCTGATCACAAAGAAAAAGAAAGCCGATACGGCCACCAATTTGGCCCAGGGCGGCGTGGCTGCGGTCCTCTCTGTCGAGGATTCGGTGGAAGCACATATTAAGGACACCCTCTGCTCTGGGGATGGCATCTGCAACGAGGAGATTGTTCGCGTGGTCACCACCGAGGGACCGGATCGGGTGCGCGAACTGATGGAACTCGGTGTCCAGTTTCAGCGGGGCGAGAACGGCGAGGGATTTGACCTGGGCATGGAAGGCGGCCACTCGGCCCGCCGTGTGGCCCATGCAACCGACATCACCGGCAAGGAGATCGAACGGGCCCTGCTGGTCCAAATCGATGCCAATCCCAACATCACGGTGCTTGAAGATCACCTGGCCATTGACCTGCTGATCGAATCCAAGGCCCTTGGCCGCGAGCGCACCAACGGCGACCGCTGCCTCGGAGCCTATGTGCTCAATCGCAGCACCGGAGAAGTCGAAACCCACTGCGCCGGGGTGACCGTGCTCTGCACCGGCGGCTGCGGCAAGGTCTATCTCTATACCACTAACCCGGATATCGCCACCGGCGACGGTGTGGCCATGGCCTATCGCGCCGGAGCCAAGGTCGCCAACCTGGAATTCATTCAATTCCATCCCACCTGTTTTTTCAACCGCGAAGCAAAAAACTTCCTTATTTCCGAAGCGGTGCGCGGCGAGGGCGGCATTCTCATCAACCAGCAGGGAGAAGCCTTCATGAAGAAGTATGACCCCCGCGGCGACCTCGCCACCCGTGATGCCGTTGCCCGTGGCATCGATGCCGAGATGAAATCGACCGGCACGGATTGTGTCTTTCTCGACATTACCCACAAGCCCGCCGATTTTCTCCGCGAACGATTCCCCAACATCTATGGTACCTGCAAGAAGTACGGCGTCGACCTGACCGAAAAGCCGATTCCGGTTGTCCCTGCAGCCCACTACATGTGCGGCGGGGTGGTTGTGGATGAATACGGTCGCAGTTCAATAAACAACCTGATGGTGCTGGGTGAAACCGCCTGTACCGGCTTGCATGGGGCCAACCGCCTGGCCTCGAACTCCCTTCTGGAGGCAGTGGTCTTTGCCCACCGGGCGGCCAAACTGATCAAGGAGAAGATAGAGGCTATCCGCGCACTGCCGCGCATAGAGATCGAACCCTGGCGAACCGGTGGGGCGGAGATCCTCGATGAATCCATCCTGGTGAAGCACAACTGGGATCAGGTCCGGCAGTTGATGTGGGATTATGTAGGCATCGTCCGACGGCAGAAACGGTTGGATCTGATCCAGACCCGTCTCAGTTGGATGGTCAAGGAGATCAAGGAACACTTTTATGACTACCTGCTCACACCAGACCTGGTTGAGCTGCGCAACCTGGCGGTTGTTGCCGACCTGATCGTGCAGAGTGCCAGCCTGCGCAAGGAGTCGCGCGGCCTCCATTACATCCTTGATTACCCGGAAAAGAACGACCGGGATTATAGAAAAGACACTATCCTGCAGAAGCGGTGA